A region from the Desulfoglaeba alkanexedens ALDC genome encodes:
- a CDS encoding methyl-accepting chemotaxis protein, which yields MGWKKLTIGKTIILCFGTFWVLLAVLCLLTIKRISELTDTTRLAVTGQKAVAAVARFEARQPRGNGTSLGGREDTTERQKTGATDVEASGLFSNEWLSQEERLELERIIPPLSGLLKELDGLHGFAGKGDNAEAQRIISLAQKIEKTINENIPSEKMVADKARRLGWDVTAMIGLVIVFTMLPAFLTSRKINGLLKGISHRMDAAAGDIEATSYKVSTASKSLAGGTTEQASALEQTTASLAHMASMIKKNAVNAARADQLVSETNLSVREATQSMAKLITAMADIEEATKETQEIVGTIDELAFQTNLLALNAAVEAARAGEAGPGFAVVAEEVRNLAIRSGCAARRTTELIEGTDMKIKNGSEVVGLTSRVFSEIASNTAIIKDLAVEIATASRQQSEEVDQITGAVTEMEKVTQENAANAEDLASVSEALHKQGDRLRRIIGDLLTLVHGGSHLSEDALKSIKAELRKLARDPRLKELNEMTHRKILAEWIRDHPNIEAVYSNRADGSFIYSEPPAGLSNAAVRPWWQRAMAEEEYISPVYISAITQKPCCTLSIPLYNGNGKIGGVLGIDLRVG from the coding sequence ATGGGATGGAAAAAACTCACGATCGGCAAAACGATAATCTTGTGCTTCGGGACCTTCTGGGTGCTGCTGGCTGTTCTGTGTCTTCTGACCATTAAAAGAATCTCCGAACTTACGGATACGACTCGCCTGGCAGTAACCGGTCAGAAGGCAGTGGCGGCTGTTGCCCGTTTCGAGGCGCGTCAACCCCGCGGTAATGGAACCTCTTTGGGGGGCCGCGAGGACACGACCGAACGGCAGAAAACCGGTGCAACAGATGTTGAAGCATCAGGTCTCTTTTCCAACGAATGGTTGTCACAAGAGGAGCGTTTGGAGTTGGAGCGGATCATCCCTCCCCTCTCGGGCCTTTTAAAGGAGCTGGATGGATTGCACGGGTTTGCGGGTAAAGGTGATAACGCAGAGGCTCAAAGAATCATAAGCCTGGCGCAAAAGATTGAGAAAACGATCAATGAGAACATTCCGTCTGAAAAGATGGTGGCGGATAAAGCTCGACGTCTCGGTTGGGACGTGACTGCTATGATCGGGTTGGTCATTGTGTTCACAATGCTTCCGGCTTTCCTCACTTCTCGCAAGATCAACGGTCTTCTCAAGGGTATATCCCATCGAATGGATGCGGCTGCCGGGGATATAGAGGCTACGTCTTATAAGGTTTCCACCGCGAGCAAGTCTCTGGCCGGTGGAACTACGGAGCAGGCTTCGGCCCTTGAGCAAACGACCGCATCGTTGGCTCACATGGCGTCGATGATTAAGAAAAACGCGGTAAACGCTGCCAGAGCCGATCAGCTCGTGAGCGAAACCAACCTGAGTGTGCGGGAAGCCACCCAATCCATGGCGAAACTCATAACGGCCATGGCGGACATAGAAGAGGCGACTAAAGAGACACAGGAAATAGTTGGAACCATTGATGAACTTGCCTTCCAGACCAATCTTCTGGCCCTCAATGCGGCAGTCGAGGCTGCGCGCGCGGGAGAAGCCGGTCCCGGTTTTGCCGTCGTGGCCGAGGAAGTGAGAAATCTTGCCATACGTTCAGGCTGTGCGGCCAGGAGAACGACGGAGCTGATCGAAGGCACCGACATGAAAATCAAGAACGGATCGGAAGTTGTCGGTCTGACGTCGCGGGTCTTCTCCGAAATCGCTTCCAATACTGCGATCATCAAAGATCTGGCCGTGGAGATTGCCACCGCTTCTCGGCAGCAGTCCGAGGAGGTGGACCAGATCACGGGAGCCGTGACGGAGATGGAGAAGGTGACTCAGGAGAATGCGGCCAATGCTGAGGATTTAGCCTCGGTTTCGGAAGCGCTCCACAAGCAAGGTGATCGGCTCAGGCGCATTATAGGAGATCTGCTCACGCTGGTTCATGGCGGCAGCCACCTTTCGGAGGATGCTCTGAAATCGATAAAGGCGGAATTGAGAAAGCTTGCGCGCGATCCGAGGCTGAAGGAGCTCAATGAGATGACACACCGAAAGATTCTTGCTGAATGGATCAGAGACCATCCCAACATCGAAGCGGTTTATTCCAACAGGGCCGACGGATCGTTCATTTACTCCGAACCTCCTGCGGGACTATCCAACGCAGCCGTCAGGCCCTGGTGGCAGCGGGCCATGGCCGAGGAAGAGTACATATCTCCGGTCTACATTTCGGCCATAACCCAAAAGCCGTGCTGCACACTATCCATTCCGCTCTACAATGGCAACGGCAAGATCGGCGGTGTGCTCGGAATCGACCTGCGGGTCGGTTGA
- a CDS encoding ABC transporter ATP-binding protein — MLQVEQLDVFYGDIQVLWDISFHVHNNEFVVLVGSNGAGKSTLMKTISGLVRPKRGSIRFGDVRLDQLKPYEIIKFGLSHIPEGRQLFPEMSVLENLEMGALNPEAKAKRKETLEWVFSLFPRLKERTGQMAGTLSGGEQQMCAIARGLMSLPRMVLLDEPSLGLSPRLTQEIFRLVQEIHHKGMTILMVEQNVKQTLAICDRGYVLENGRIVLEGRGQDLLEDQRVKEAFLGL; from the coding sequence ATGCTGCAAGTGGAGCAATTGGATGTGTTTTACGGTGACATTCAGGTGCTGTGGGATATTTCTTTTCACGTGCATAACAATGAATTTGTTGTGCTGGTCGGATCCAATGGAGCGGGAAAATCCACCCTGATGAAAACCATCTCCGGCCTTGTGCGCCCGAAGCGTGGCAGCATCCGTTTCGGTGATGTGCGCTTGGATCAACTGAAACCGTATGAAATTATTAAATTCGGTTTGTCTCATATCCCTGAAGGCCGCCAGCTGTTTCCTGAAATGTCGGTTCTTGAAAACCTGGAAATGGGCGCCTTAAATCCTGAGGCGAAAGCCAAGCGTAAGGAAACCCTGGAATGGGTATTCTCATTGTTTCCTCGGTTGAAAGAGAGAACCGGCCAGATGGCTGGAACCCTTTCCGGTGGGGAACAACAAATGTGTGCCATTGCCAGAGGTCTCATGTCTCTGCCTCGCATGGTTTTGCTCGATGAGCCATCCCTGGGGCTTTCTCCACGGTTGACCCAGGAGATTTTTCGGCTGGTCCAGGAAATTCACCACAAGGGAATGACAATTCTTATGGTTGAGCAAAACGTCAAGCAGACTCTTGCGATATGCGATAGAGGTTATGTTTTGGAAAACGGCCGGATCGTCCTGGAGGGCAGAGGCCAGGACCTTTTGGAAGACCAGCGTGTCAAAGAAGCCTTTTTGGGACTCTAA
- a CDS encoding transposase produces MNPIAEASQKIIERLSWCTASRDQAGIASDLAEREEISEVYGLGEAGLFDEFFYFLEELGIMKLFMGLDPNRNQRSSNIKFPAVILIYLMRIVAGLRFFWHINPVILSSQSLMRLVGFNGREVREGTSARGRKKPVAEPCDDSDPSRDDPRPTPIRGPYCPDSIAAYIQAIAASALERLFNGVVTILAAHSFFPKKIHALMDSSEIQSTERCRGCGKVSKEKAPELRRRKKRIRKVLETVFGFKIWVVWDPASRLPIALRFATIEVSDVDFAGEVVQQAVTNLADHATIVSLAMDRGFIDGKFLWWLHDTMHITFYIPAKTNMDVYADAVSLTAGGIRETREKARSVGKGSNKTTVVDHWDVVGIEALTSAGFYGELGSGSHQNRKDFTANPLNAVVVLDDPFKRNNPDSDTLVILTNGSVQKPLEVYDAYDARSEIENALFREAKQAWFIERPARNNADAFRSHVYLTVLMMALTAAFQTWMDQQDKLAQKGQETGIRKFREKVRQENGNKLIVFEGDRYAIFDAYEVFILCGTNVRMPTGVPESISKRDILLKYGALRE; encoded by the coding sequence ATGAACCCGATAGCTGAAGCGTCGCAGAAAATTATCGAGCGTCTCAGTTGGTGCACGGCTTCCAGGGATCAGGCTGGAATCGCTTCGGACCTTGCCGAGCGCGAGGAGATATCCGAGGTCTATGGGCTCGGAGAAGCGGGTCTTTTCGACGAGTTCTTCTACTTTCTGGAAGAGCTCGGGATCATGAAGCTTTTCATGGGGCTTGATCCCAACAGGAATCAGCGTTCCAGCAATATCAAGTTCCCCGCCGTGATCCTCATCTACCTCATGCGCATCGTCGCCGGGCTCCGCTTCTTTTGGCACATTAATCCGGTGATTCTCTCCTCTCAGTCCCTCATGCGACTGGTAGGGTTCAATGGCAGAGAGGTCCGTGAAGGAACCTCTGCCAGAGGTCGGAAGAAGCCTGTTGCCGAGCCCTGCGACGATTCTGACCCATCCCGCGATGATCCGCGGCCTACCCCCATCCGTGGCCCCTATTGCCCGGATTCCATCGCCGCCTACATCCAGGCCATCGCCGCCAGTGCCTTGGAGCGGCTCTTCAACGGCGTTGTGACGATCCTGGCGGCCCATTCTTTCTTCCCCAAAAAAATCCATGCACTCATGGATTCTTCGGAAATCCAGTCCACGGAGCGATGCCGGGGGTGCGGCAAGGTTAGCAAGGAAAAAGCTCCCGAGCTGCGGCGACGGAAGAAACGCATCCGAAAGGTGCTGGAAACCGTTTTTGGCTTCAAAATATGGGTGGTCTGGGACCCTGCAAGCCGCCTTCCTATTGCTCTGCGGTTCGCAACGATCGAAGTGAGCGATGTCGACTTTGCCGGTGAAGTGGTGCAGCAGGCCGTCACAAACCTTGCGGATCATGCCACCATCGTCTCTTTGGCCATGGACCGTGGATTCATAGACGGCAAGTTCCTATGGTGGCTCCATGACACCATGCACATCACTTTCTATATTCCAGCCAAAACCAACATGGACGTCTATGCCGATGCTGTTTCGCTTACCGCCGGCGGTATCCGGGAAACCCGGGAGAAAGCCCGCTCGGTTGGTAAAGGATCGAACAAGACGACCGTTGTGGACCACTGGGACGTTGTGGGCATCGAAGCCCTCACCTCGGCCGGATTCTATGGAGAGCTCGGCAGCGGCAGTCATCAGAATCGCAAAGACTTCACCGCCAATCCACTCAATGCTGTGGTGGTACTCGACGACCCTTTCAAACGCAACAATCCCGACTCCGACACGCTCGTCATCCTCACCAATGGCTCGGTGCAAAAACCCCTCGAGGTCTACGACGCTTATGACGCCCGCAGTGAAATAGAAAACGCTTTGTTCCGGGAGGCAAAGCAAGCCTGGTTCATAGAACGACCGGCTCGAAACAATGCCGACGCGTTCCGATCCCATGTTTACCTTACTGTGCTCATGATGGCACTTACCGCCGCCTTTCAAACATGGATGGATCAACAGGACAAGCTCGCACAAAAGGGCCAGGAGACTGGAATACGCAAGTTCCGCGAAAAGGTCAGGCAGGAGAACGGCAACAAGCTCATTGTCTTCGAGGGAGACCGCTACGCCATTTTCGACGCCTACGAGGTTTTCATCCTATGCGGAACAAATGTGCGCATGCCAACCGGAGTTCCTGAATCCATCTCCAAGAGAGACATCCTGCTCAAATATGGAGCCCTCCGCGAATAG
- a CDS encoding branched-chain amino acid ABC transporter permease, translated as MSVFVQTVVAGTLMGGIYALIGIGMTLIMGVMKIINLAHGQLMMVAMYITYVLYEYLHVDPYLALVVTMPALFVLGALIQRYLLNPLIKVEAILPENQVLMTVGIGMVLTEIARMIFHSDYKSVRPAYTSISLYAGPIAFNLPMCIAFGIAVLLTIGLFIFLLKTDTGKSVRATAQNKEAALLLGVNADRIMVFTYGLGAALVAAAGTLLLPIYYLFPDLGGAFTLKAFVITILGGLGSTVGAIVGGVVLGVSESLGATYVSMGLKDAVGMVIFLLVLIFLPGGLKRLTKI; from the coding sequence ATGAGTGTGTTTGTACAAACCGTTGTTGCCGGCACTCTCATGGGGGGCATCTACGCGCTTATCGGCATTGGGATGACTCTCATCATGGGTGTGATGAAGATCATCAATCTAGCTCATGGCCAGCTCATGATGGTGGCCATGTACATTACCTACGTTCTTTACGAATACCTGCATGTGGATCCCTATTTGGCACTGGTGGTTACCATGCCGGCACTCTTTGTGCTTGGTGCCCTGATCCAGCGATACCTCTTGAACCCGCTCATCAAGGTGGAAGCCATCCTCCCGGAGAATCAGGTGCTCATGACCGTCGGGATCGGCATGGTCTTGACGGAGATCGCTCGCATGATCTTCCATTCCGATTATAAATCGGTACGCCCGGCATACACCTCCATATCGCTTTATGCCGGACCCATCGCTTTCAACCTGCCCATGTGCATCGCCTTTGGGATTGCCGTTTTATTGACCATCGGGCTTTTTATTTTTCTTTTGAAAACGGATACAGGCAAATCCGTTCGAGCGACGGCCCAGAACAAAGAAGCGGCGCTCCTTCTAGGGGTCAACGCCGACCGCATCATGGTGTTCACTTACGGATTAGGTGCCGCCCTGGTGGCTGCCGCCGGAACCCTGCTCCTTCCTATCTACTATCTTTTTCCGGATCTAGGCGGGGCGTTCACTCTCAAAGCTTTCGTGATTACGATCCTTGGCGGGTTGGGTAGCACTGTAGGAGCCATCGTGGGCGGGGTTGTCTTGGGGGTTTCGGAATCCCTCGGTGCGACCTATGTCTCCATGGGTCTCAAAGACGCCGTGGGCATGGTCATCTTCCTCCTGGTGCTCATCTTTCTTCCCGGAGGCTTGAAACGCTTGACCAAGATTTAA
- a CDS encoding ABC transporter ATP-binding protein: MSTPFFESHELTKDFGGLRAVNGLSFHVNEGEIFGLIGPNGSGKTTVFNLIGGYYPITSGSLRFQGTTLNSLPTWKICKLGIGRTFQVMKPLRRMTVLENVMTAAFNRTDVIAESRKKALEVLEFCGLAHRKDMTAKGLPIGYRKRLEIARALATEPKLLLLDETMAGLTPQEQAEGVTLIRKIRDSGITIIIVEHIMRVIMSLCDRILCINYGQRIAEGSPQEVANHPAVIEAYLGKE, encoded by the coding sequence ATGAGCACGCCATTTTTTGAATCCCATGAGCTTACCAAGGACTTTGGTGGTCTTCGGGCCGTCAACGGACTGAGCTTTCATGTCAATGAAGGGGAAATTTTCGGACTCATTGGCCCCAACGGTTCGGGGAAGACCACCGTCTTCAACCTGATCGGGGGTTATTATCCCATCACCTCGGGGTCTCTGCGTTTTCAAGGGACAACCTTAAATAGCCTGCCGACATGGAAAATCTGTAAGCTTGGGATTGGGCGAACTTTTCAGGTGATGAAACCTTTACGCCGCATGACGGTCTTAGAAAACGTTATGACGGCCGCCTTTAACCGCACGGATGTCATAGCGGAAAGCCGAAAGAAAGCGCTCGAGGTGCTGGAGTTCTGCGGGCTTGCCCATAGAAAGGACATGACGGCCAAAGGGCTTCCTATCGGGTATCGCAAACGCTTGGAAATCGCTCGGGCTCTAGCCACCGAGCCCAAGCTGCTCCTTTTGGACGAGACCATGGCGGGGCTAACCCCTCAGGAGCAGGCTGAGGGTGTGACCTTGATTCGCAAGATTCGAGACTCAGGGATCACCATCATCATTGTGGAACACATCATGCGCGTCATCATGAGTCTGTGCGACCGGATTCTGTGTATCAACTATGGCCAACGCATTGCCGAAGGCAGTCCTCAGGAGGTGGCCAATCATCCCGCGGTTATCGAAGCCTATCTTGGAAAGGAATAG
- a CDS encoding CBS and ACT domain-containing protein, producing the protein MSNAVNLMKEKGIRILPVLKKGQLVGVLSDSDIKRASPSDATLLEVHELLYLLARIKVRDIMNKNPVTIPMHFTVEEAAEKLLNYGISGAPVVDDRGDVVGVITQADMFKVLISLSGLQHRGVQFAFEIEDRPGSIKELTDVMRAAGGRIASILGTYDRTPAGNRHVYIRAYNLDRARLDVLKETLKKKAKMLYVVDHSENKREIYI; encoded by the coding sequence ATGTCCAACGCGGTCAATCTCATGAAGGAGAAAGGCATTCGCATCCTGCCCGTCCTGAAAAAAGGCCAGCTTGTTGGTGTGCTCAGTGACAGCGATATCAAACGGGCATCCCCTTCCGATGCCACCTTGCTTGAAGTCCACGAACTGCTCTACCTTTTGGCTCGTATTAAGGTTCGGGACATCATGAACAAGAACCCCGTAACCATCCCGATGCATTTCACCGTGGAAGAAGCTGCGGAAAAGCTCTTGAACTATGGCATTTCGGGTGCACCGGTAGTGGATGACAGAGGTGACGTGGTCGGAGTCATCACCCAGGCTGATATGTTTAAAGTGCTTATTTCTTTGAGCGGCCTGCAGCACCGTGGTGTGCAATTTGCCTTCGAGATCGAAGACCGCCCGGGATCCATCAAAGAACTTACCGATGTGATGCGAGCAGCCGGCGGGCGTATCGCCAGTATCCTTGGAACCTATGACCGAACTCCGGCTGGAAATCGCCATGTCTACATTCGAGCCTACAATCTGGACCGAGCGAGACTCGATGTACTAAAAGAAACCCTGAAAAAAAAGGCCAAGATGCTTTATGTGGTAGACCATAGCGAAAACAAGCGGGAAATTTACATCTAA
- a CDS encoding branched-chain amino acid ABC transporter permease, translated as MKAIRWQIALIVAASLIFPWVVRSEYYLHVIILAYIWVIIGSSWNLLAGFTGQVSFGHAIFFGIGAYTAGLCATKLGVSAWWGVIFGGPMASLIGFIIGWICFRLRGPYFALATIAVGEIFRLIAVVWRSFTGGMEGILLMQTFRSKLPYYYLALFLSLTCILAIHLAMRSKWGYYFVAIREDQDAAESMGVSAFRYKSLSLIISSFFTGVAGAFYMNYMAFIDPEVVFSLHHISIMAILVGIIGGVGTLWGPPLGAFIMVLLQETFRSSFFGLAPRWVSEVHVLVFGLLVIFVILYMANGVVGDWDKIRRLWSRKAESVAATAGKGS; from the coding sequence ATGAAAGCAATACGATGGCAGATCGCCTTGATCGTGGCCGCGTCGCTGATTTTTCCGTGGGTTGTCCGCTCCGAATATTATCTACACGTGATCATTCTGGCTTATATTTGGGTCATTATTGGGTCATCCTGGAACCTTCTGGCTGGCTTTACAGGGCAAGTGTCTTTCGGTCACGCCATCTTTTTCGGCATCGGGGCCTATACTGCTGGCTTATGTGCTACAAAACTGGGGGTTTCCGCGTGGTGGGGTGTGATCTTCGGCGGTCCCATGGCCTCGCTTATAGGTTTTATCATCGGTTGGATCTGCTTTCGGTTGCGAGGACCGTATTTTGCGCTGGCGACCATAGCCGTCGGCGAGATCTTTCGATTGATCGCCGTGGTGTGGCGCAGTTTTACCGGGGGCATGGAAGGCATTCTGCTGATGCAAACATTCCGAAGCAAACTGCCGTATTATTATTTGGCCCTTTTTCTATCTTTGACTTGTATCCTGGCCATTCATCTCGCGATGCGTTCCAAGTGGGGCTACTATTTCGTAGCCATTCGTGAGGATCAGGATGCGGCTGAATCCATGGGTGTCAGCGCTTTCCGCTATAAAAGTCTGTCCCTTATCATCAGCTCGTTTTTCACGGGAGTGGCCGGCGCTTTTTACATGAACTACATGGCGTTCATCGATCCAGAAGTGGTGTTTTCCTTGCATCACATTTCCATCATGGCCATTTTGGTGGGGATCATCGGAGGTGTCGGCACCCTCTGGGGACCTCCCCTTGGGGCCTTCATCATGGTGCTGCTCCAGGAAACTTTCAGAAGTTCCTTTTTCGGGCTGGCTCCTCGCTGGGTCAGCGAGGTCCATGTTTTGGTGTTTGGTCTGCTGGTTATCTTCGTCATCCTATACATGGCAAATGGCGTCGTCGGAGATTGGGATAAGATCCGGCGACTATGGTCTAGAAAGGCCGAATCTGTTGCCGCCACAGCAGGAAAGGGCTCATGA
- a CDS encoding TonB-dependent receptor plug domain-containing protein, with translation MEERESPRFVTVVSSDELKETGANNLVDALRRVGGLSYSAFGAMGVSHGGMNSSVSIRGIKDGELVLINGAPIQGAAGHAYDLNTIPIDQIERIEIMKGAASTLYGADAMSGVINIITKKPRRVTAFKGSVEFGNESYHNHSVSAFLPGFNVGLNYQHLGNQTEISRSFTKKYRYDQDDIDKYAWNLNAEPMKNLYLDYLGSYYETGFEKHYDGNAKPYEGTDQEHQKNFANLRYETPTFSAKAFGTYDEMQRKEYTNPGDPKDRNKNYNFGLNGDYRFRLFDWQINVGSEWVYRGADYNNKYGEHHRNDVAPFLQVKKTFRERLTATLGAREQFVLGESGTDDYDRFLPSFGLTYKATDALNLFANAGKAFRAPDFNDLYYESTFLVGNPNLKPEEGWTYEAGVKYDDDMFRLRLSGFYMTYKDKIELDRSRGYPQTYMNAGDYESKGVEWEFGVNPFVRNFKQVWMRDISVYAAGYWADPTAEDPDGREYQTGPKLQTSLGVNYLSEPLVLDLNSQILTSRERDLDSYSVLNFYGKCRLRKGYLTFSVDNIFDEEVQVYGDLTEDASNRYAYYEVERLFKVGYEIDF, from the coding sequence GTGGAAGAAAGAGAAAGCCCACGCTTTGTTACGGTGGTGAGCTCCGATGAACTCAAGGAAACCGGCGCCAATAACCTGGTGGACGCCCTACGCCGTGTGGGCGGCCTTTCTTATAGTGCATTCGGCGCCATGGGGGTCAGCCATGGCGGCATGAACAGCAGCGTCTCGATCCGCGGCATCAAGGACGGCGAACTGGTGCTAATAAACGGCGCCCCCATCCAAGGGGCGGCCGGACACGCCTATGACCTCAACACCATTCCCATTGACCAGATCGAACGTATCGAAATCATGAAGGGAGCGGCCTCCACTCTTTACGGCGCCGATGCCATGAGCGGGGTCATCAATATCATCACCAAGAAGCCGCGACGGGTGACGGCCTTCAAGGGATCTGTGGAGTTCGGCAACGAGTCTTACCATAACCACAGCGTCTCCGCTTTCCTGCCCGGCTTTAATGTCGGTTTGAATTACCAGCATCTGGGGAATCAGACCGAGATCTCCAGGAGTTTCACTAAGAAATACCGCTATGACCAGGACGACATCGACAAGTATGCCTGGAACCTCAACGCGGAACCGATGAAGAACCTTTATCTGGATTATCTTGGATCCTATTACGAAACCGGCTTTGAGAAGCATTACGACGGAAATGCAAAACCTTATGAGGGAACCGATCAAGAACATCAAAAAAACTTCGCCAACCTCCGATACGAAACCCCTACCTTCAGCGCCAAGGCCTTCGGTACTTATGATGAGATGCAGCGCAAAGAATACACCAATCCCGGTGACCCGAAGGATCGGAACAAGAACTACAACTTCGGACTCAATGGCGACTACCGGTTCCGACTCTTCGACTGGCAGATCAATGTGGGAAGCGAGTGGGTCTACCGGGGTGCGGACTACAACAACAAGTACGGCGAGCACCATCGAAACGATGTCGCTCCTTTCCTTCAGGTGAAAAAGACCTTCCGGGAACGCCTGACTGCGACCTTGGGGGCGCGGGAGCAATTCGTTCTGGGGGAATCCGGAACCGACGATTACGACCGTTTCCTGCCCAGCTTTGGTCTCACCTATAAAGCCACGGACGCACTGAACCTTTTCGCCAATGCCGGAAAGGCCTTTCGCGCGCCGGACTTCAACGACCTGTACTATGAAAGCACCTTTCTGGTCGGCAATCCCAACCTCAAGCCGGAAGAGGGCTGGACCTACGAGGCAGGTGTAAAATATGACGATGACATGTTCCGCCTGCGCTTATCCGGCTTTTACATGACCTATAAGGACAAAATCGAGTTGGACCGTTCCAGGGGCTACCCCCAGACGTACATGAACGCCGGAGACTATGAAAGCAAAGGAGTCGAATGGGAATTTGGTGTCAACCCCTTCGTCCGTAACTTCAAGCAGGTGTGGATGCGTGACATTTCCGTTTATGCAGCCGGATACTGGGCGGACCCCACGGCCGAAGACCCCGACGGCAGGGAATACCAGACCGGGCCCAAACTTCAGACCAGTCTCGGCGTCAATTACCTCAGCGAGCCGCTGGTGCTGGATCTGAACTCCCAGATCCTTACATCCAGGGAGCGCGATCTCGACAGCTACTCAGTGCTCAATTTTTACGGAAAATGCAGACTCCGGAAGGGCTATCTGACCTTCAGCGTGGACAACATCTTTGACGAAGAGGTTCAGGTTTACGGCGATCTGACGGAAGACGCATCAAATCGGTATGCCTATTACGAGGTGGAGCGGCTTTTCAAGGTGGGATATGAAATCGATTTTTAA